The Pseudomonadota bacterium genome contains the following window.
TATCGTGGATGAAGGGATCACCACATCATTCGATTATTACCCGTTAACCGGGGGTATAGCACCTCATAGCCTCATGACCATATCGGGTGGTTCTATCGGGTACGGGATGCCCTGCGCCCTGGGGGCTCAAGTTGCATGCCCTGACCGGCCGGTGATTAATTTACAGGCCGACGGGAGCGCCATGTACACTGTACAGGCCTTATGGTCTGAAGCGCGGGAATCATTAAATGTGACAACACTAATCTGCTCAAATCGAAGTTATCACATATTAGATTTAGAACTCATTCGTGCAGGTATCACATCACCAAGTCCTGGGGCTCAATCCCTTATAGACCTCACCCGCCCACCAATTGACTGGGTAAAAATTGCTTCAGGGCTCGGTGTGCCTGCAGTGTCCGTAAATACCGCAGAAGGGCTTGCCCGTGAACTGGGAAGGGCTTTACAAGAACCAGGCCCGCATCTCATCGAGATGGTACTGAAATAGCATCAGGCCTTTATCCTGTTTTTTTCATCCACATATACCTTTTTTGGCTCAAAGGAGGCAAGTTCCTTTTCATCGTAAATTGCATAGGAGACTATGATGATAATATCCCCTTTCCTTGCCTTATGGGCTGCAGCCCCGTTGATGCATATAACGCCTGAGTTTCTTTCCCCTTTTATCGCATATGTGGTAAAGCGTTCGCCGTTTGTTACGTTATAGATATCTACCTGTTCATAGGGAAGTATGTTTGCCTTTTCCATCAGGAGTTCATCAATGGTTATACTCCCCTGATAATCAAGATTGCTCTCTGTAACGAGCGCTCGATGAACCTTTGATTTCATCATTGTTCTAAACACGTTAAGCCTCCATCAAAATAGTGTTATCAATAAGTCTTGTCCTGCCAATACGGCAGGCAATTGCAAGAAGTGCTTTATCCTTTATCTGATCAACTTCTTCAAGCGTATCAGTATTACAAATACTTATATACTTAATGTCTATGCCATTCTTTGAACTCAAAACCCTTTTCACTTTTTCCTTCAGAACTGGTGCCCCCCTTTGGCCTTCCTTGAAAATCTCCTCTACCTTCTTTATCGCTCTGTATATGAGCAGGGCCCTTTCCCGCTCTGTGGGACTTAGGTAAGTATTTCTTGAACTCATTGCAAGCCCATCCTTTTCCCGTAAGGTAGGATGGGGAATTATCTCTATATCCATGTTCAGGTCTTTCACCATCCTTTGAATGACCCTTATTTGCTGGTAATCTTTCTGCCCAAAGACCGCAAGGTGGGGCTTCACAATATTAAGTAGCTTCGCAACAACGGTTGCCACACCAACAAAATGTCCTGCCCTTGTCTTGCCGCAAAGGTAATCTTCCAGCCCCTTGACCTGTATATAGGTAGAATATCCCTCAGGATACATATCCTTATCCTCTGGAAAAAAGACAATGTCCGTATGCTCCTTCTCAAGGAGTTTCATATCCCTTTGTAAGTCTCTCGGGTATTTACTAAAATCCTCTTTTGGGCCAAATTGTGCAGGGTTTACGAATATACTTACCACAACCACATCTATTAGCCTTCTCGCCATTTTCACAAGGGAAAGATGGCCCTCATGGAGGTATCCCATTGTAGGGACAAGACCTATCCTTTTCTCCTTTCTCAATTCCTCAGATAGGGACTGCATTTCTTTAATGGTCTTTACTAATCTCATGCTAATGAAAAGAGTGGGTATCATCCGGGAATACCCCTTCTTTTACCTCTTCTATAAAGCCCTTTATTGCTGTGTCCATTTCCTGCCGAATATTAAGGTAACTTTTTACAAATTTAGGCCTAAATTCGCCAAACAGACCGAGAAGGTCATGGATTACAAGAACCTGTCCATCACAGTCCGGCCCTGCCCCTATGCCTATAGTGGGGATAGAGAGCATGTCCGTAATCTCCTTTGCAAGTTTCCTTGGAACACACTCAAGGACAACAGAGAATGCACCTGCCTCCTCAACTGCCTTTGCATCCTTTATTAACGCCTCTGCCTCTTCGCCCTTACCCTGAACCTTGTAACTGCCCATCCTGTGTATCGATTGCGGGGTAAGCCCTATATGTCCCATAACCGGTATCTCGATGTCCACTAAAGCCCTGATAACATCCTTCATCTTTACACCACCTTCCAGCTTCACAGCCTCAGCCCCACTTTCCTTAATCATCCTTCCTGCATTTCTCCTTGCCTGCTCTATGCTTTCCTGATAGGACATAAAAGGCATGTCTATTACAACAAGTGCATTTTTCGCGCCTTTTGAAACAGCCTTTGTGTGGTGTATCATCTCATCAACTGTTACAGGAATTGTGTTCGGGTATCCAAGCATCACATTGCCAACAGAATCACCGACAAGTATACAGTCTATGCCAGCATTGTCCATTATATTTGCAAAGGTATAGTCATACGCGGTAAGCATTGTTATCTTTTCCTTGCCCTTTTTACCCTTTAAGATTGGTACCGTCATCTTATTCATTTAGAATCTCCTCAAACAAAAAGCCTTCTGAACACGGTTCAGAAGGCTTATCAATCTTTCCTTCCGTCTCGGTCCAGCTTCAGGATCCAAGCGGTATATCGAAATTATAAAACCTATTTTTCAATGAAGTCAACTATTTTTTTGTACTAATGTAAAGGCAGTGAATAGATCGGGGGTCGAGTGTTTTTAAATCACTTGAACCCTTAATTGATGTATTAGATATAATTCTCGAGGAGCAGGGAAAGGGTTTTCTCAACACTGCCAGGTTCTTTTTCTTCCATCTCCCTGACTGCCTTTTTTATCTTCAAATAGGTAAGTTCATCTCCTAAATCGTCAACGCTCCTGTAAATGCCGGTTCTTCTCCCAAATCTATATACAATCCTTTGCTCTTCATCCATGGACAGAAAATCATCTATAACAGATAATATTTTCTCCTTGTCGTCAGGCAGTTTGCCATCAATCTCTTCAAGAAGATTCAGGATGTGGTCACTTTTAATATAACTCGTTATCCCGTCAAGGTTCTCTATCAAGAGCCTCTCCTCTAAAAGGATTTCCTCATCATGGGATATTATAAAATCACCGTTTTCTACCTTTTCATAGAGGGGCATACCTCTTAGAACCTTTAATGTTCTAAACCTTATAAAATCAGGGTCGATTCTATTCAAGGCATCTGCAGTTTCAAAGGCATGTTCCCTCCACCATTTCTTTCCACCTACCCCAAGTACTACATATTCAGAGAGTTCTATGCCCGACTCCTTTACCTTTTTTCCACATTCTATATGTTCTTCCTTTGTCACACCCTTATTCAAATATTTCAGGAGAAAATCATAACCTGTCTCCAAACCGATATGAAGCCTTGTAAGTCCTGCCTCCTTCATCCTTTTCAGGTCTTCTACATCCAGTCTTTTTGCAATCGTTCTTGAACGGGCATAAGATGTTACCCTTTCGATAGTGGGCAGCTTCTCTTTAAGATACTTAAGGGCATCTATAAAGGAATCGGGGTTCATGGCAAGGGAATTTGCATCCTGTATAAACACATTCTTTCCTCCAGAATACACCCACATGGCAACGCTTTTATAACATTCGTTGTAGTTATCACCCGAAAATATTTCATCCATCAAGTCATCAGTGATCTTTCCCCCAGAACCTTTCTTCCAGGATAGGCTAAGAATATCATCGTTGATCTGCCTTATTGTATCTATATCCATCTTTATCTCTTCAAGCTTCCTTTTCTCAAACCTTTTTCCTTTGTATATACTGCAGAATTCACACTGATTCCAGGGGCAATTCCTTGTAAATCTCACAAGGAGACTATACACCTCATTTGGCGGCCTAATCGGCCCTATTTCATACCTTAATGCTTTATTCATCTTTACTTACATGGATTGAAAAGGCAGGTGTAGATATTTTGGACATTATTTTCTTTCTCTTTTTCCCCTGACTTGTTCTCTTTCTCTTTCTTATTAATCCAGTTTTCTTAGAATTTGATGCCATTACCATCCTCCTTTTTTATTAACATAACACAGAACCTCTTTATCTTCAATAACTATTGCCGCATTGGATAAAGGCATATTATCACTGTGATTCAGACAGTAGACCATAGACATAAGGCAATAGACATTAGACTATAGACTTCAGACAACAAAAGGGAATAGGCAGAGATTACACAAAAATAAAGGCCTGGCAACTTTGATTCAGACAGTAGACCATAGACATCAGACCATAGACTTACTATATCAGGTTTACAAAGGAATTGGGATATTTAGACACCAATGAATATGAAGAACTATGGACAAAAGGTCAGGAGAGTTTGAGGATACTCCAAGGGCTAATTTCTTACATAGAAAAGTCTGATGTCTAAAGTCTTGAGTCCAGTGTCTGAATTGCAGATATTATCAATTAATCATGGGTTATAGGTTCAT
Protein-coding sequences here:
- a CDS encoding aspartate 1-decarboxylase encodes the protein MFRTMMKSKVHRALVTESNLDYQGSITIDELLMEKANILPYEQVDIYNVTNGERFTTYAIKGERNSGVICINGAAAHKARKGDIIIIVSYAIYDEKELASFEPKKVYVDEKNRIKA
- the panC gene encoding pantoate--beta-alanine ligase; its protein translation is MRLVKTIKEMQSLSEELRKEKRIGLVPTMGYLHEGHLSLVKMARRLIDVVVVSIFVNPAQFGPKEDFSKYPRDLQRDMKLLEKEHTDIVFFPEDKDMYPEGYSTYIQVKGLEDYLCGKTRAGHFVGVATVVAKLLNIVKPHLAVFGQKDYQQIRVIQRMVKDLNMDIEIIPHPTLREKDGLAMSSRNTYLSPTERERALLIYRAIKKVEEIFKEGQRGAPVLKEKVKRVLSSKNGIDIKYISICNTDTLEEVDQIKDKALLAIACRIGRTRLIDNTILMEA
- the panB gene encoding 3-methyl-2-oxobutanoate hydroxymethyltransferase; this translates as MNKMTVPILKGKKGKEKITMLTAYDYTFANIMDNAGIDCILVGDSVGNVMLGYPNTIPVTVDEMIHHTKAVSKGAKNALVVIDMPFMSYQESIEQARRNAGRMIKESGAEAVKLEGGVKMKDVIRALVDIEIPVMGHIGLTPQSIHRMGSYKVQGKGEEAEALIKDAKAVEEAGAFSVVLECVPRKLAKEITDMLSIPTIGIGAGPDCDGQVLVIHDLLGLFGEFRPKFVKSYLNIRQEMDTAIKGFIEEVKEGVFPDDTHSFH
- a CDS encoding radical SAM protein — protein: MNKALRYEIGPIRPPNEVYSLLVRFTRNCPWNQCEFCSIYKGKRFEKRKLEEIKMDIDTIRQINDDILSLSWKKGSGGKITDDLMDEIFSGDNYNECYKSVAMWVYSGGKNVFIQDANSLAMNPDSFIDALKYLKEKLPTIERVTSYARSRTIAKRLDVEDLKRMKEAGLTRLHIGLETGYDFLLKYLNKGVTKEEHIECGKKVKESGIELSEYVVLGVGGKKWWREHAFETADALNRIDPDFIRFRTLKVLRGMPLYEKVENGDFIISHDEEILLEERLLIENLDGITSYIKSDHILNLLEEIDGKLPDDKEKILSVIDDFLSMDEEQRIVYRFGRRTGIYRSVDDLGDELTYLKIKKAVREMEEKEPGSVEKTLSLLLENYI